The DNA region CTGTCAGAGACGACCCAGATTGAGAACCCGCGGACTCAATGGCGGCAGGAGCAGGAGCGCATGCTGAAGGAGTACCTTGTTGTGGCCCAGGAGGCCCTCAAAGCCAAGAAGGAGATGTACCTGGTCAAGCAGCAGCGACTGGAGCTGGCTCAGCAGGAAATGTTGCTCTTCCACGAGCTCTCTGAGGACAACCGCTCCATCACCAGCAGTAAGACACACTAACATCACACTCAGCATGTTTACGTGATGTTAGGaaaagtcgaattattgtgtcagttcaactaaaactggatgtaaacatgttagtctgactgaaatcggactaaatcaaatttctcaaaattggACTAACGAACCCGGATGATCTGACTGGAGGTCGAGCTAttatgtcatgtaaacacctcagtcgcACTTTAACTGGACTCGGCTTTCTGCGCGATCTTTTTGTTGCTGTCCCGGCATTCCTTGAGGttacaagtgtgtgttttctcagtggagtcagGTATTTTTGAAACAACGGCGTCAAATCCCCGTCAGTAAGGGCTGTTTTACGGTAAGGTAAAGCTgcgaaaatattcttaatatagcTTACATTCacattaatattgatttttttaaagtggcttaaaactaataaatgaaGGCAGATTTTGCTCACGTGACGCAGCGGTTTTCTTCcctgaagttattgtaaataaacagctgtgactgtgactcagTCCATAGCATAGATAAATAATATAGTTTTATTGCAGCTAGCTGAAAGAGGGCCTATCACCACCTGCTATGGaggagtcggacatacttctgtcaataaaatcGATTCTCTCcgggtgcttgtatactgggacaaggacagtcaTCCAGTTAAATGGCTTAATCGAGCTATGAATGTAGCTCagcttaactgtgcatgtaaacgtagcTCAGGTTAACTGTGCATGTAGACGTACTGACTGAGCATTCATGGAAATAAAGGAATTAATGTATGAGTGAGGTGTGAACTGGAGGTCTCCATGACGACCTCAGCTGACCCTGTTATCTGGCTTTGATATGCTATATTGTTGATGTCCTTTTCGGGGCCGGTGGGGGTGCAGATCAATAAGATCCAAATCCTTTGTGCACCCCACCCTCCTTTTTAATCACCTCCACCCGGTTTACCCTCCGACTCCAGCCAGCTGTCACACACTAAGTGTCCAGGGGGCGTCCACAGAGAGCAAAGGAGACGACACCGGATCCCCCTTCAACTCTTACTCACTATCAACTAACGTGTGATCCCTCTCCgtcctttctttttctgtgtctgcagcGCTCTCCGGCTCGTCCTCAAACGCGAAATACGACCCCGACCAAATAAAAGTGGAAATAGCTTGTCGACGAGAGCGGGTAAGTCATTATCGGAGGCGAACAATGGGCTGAAGCGAGGGGCCCTTCTGGGCAGAGAAAAGGGGTTGGGGTGTGGCCCCTACAGGATACTGTGGCTGTAGCACGGGGCCTCGAGAGGATGAGGATGAGATCATCATCAAAGGGTCAGGCAGAGGCTAGGTCACTGACTCACGGGGCCAAGTCGGACATTTCTCTGAGATCAGTCACATGGGTGAGGGTGTTTCCTGGATCAGACATGTAACACCAGTGTTGAACTGAAAACATGAGTGGGGcttaattttaatgtttctgtaaaaaaacagaactggaAAAGTTATCAGCAAAGGTTGTTGCACATTCATGGTTGAGAGTATTTTTTGCGTGTTGTATGGCACAGTATGTTACAGTTGTTTCATTACCGTATCGTTATTATTTCACATCATTATACATTCCTGATTGACTCATCATTCAACACCAACGCCCACAAATCAGCGTAATTTGAAGTAGACAGCTAAGTTTTAGTGGTTTGAACACAATCATTGTCTCAGAATAATTCTTGTAAAACTCGTTAATGCCTGTCACCTTGTTTTGTTCCCAGTTCGTGCAACTATATCCTCCCCGTGTGAGCGTTTCAGAAGCCAGCTGATACGGTTCACAGGCTGAGATTGTGCTTATTCATCCCTTTCCTCTGATTTTGTGGTcatatttcctttatttttgtgattctaGCGTGGCTTTATATATAAAtgctttccttttctgtctgtttaaattctgtttatttacccacaaatgaacttttttgtttcaaaaatggtagatcctatttttttttttacttctacttttacttttactatcttttggataatttccttgtaactttttttttctaggctTTTTGCCTGtaattgataggacagtttaagtgttaaagggggagagagaggcgatgacacgcagcaaaggccTGAGGTTTAAATCAAGCGACATAGACAGCATGTATCCTCTTTATACCAGCTGAGCCACTGGGCACCCTGTCACTTTAATTTCTTGACaatattttggatcattgcCTTCCTCTTGTGTTCTCGAAAAGAATCTGGCCAATTTCcgcaggttccaaagggttaagaaaaagATCAGAGTACTTCCTCTGCCACTTTATGCCcctttaaatttgatttatcGAATTATTACAGACTGCAGTCACAGATAGAAACTGAATCAGACGTATTTATCAGCAGAGaactcctcagtgtgtgtgaaccgctgtgtgtgtgtgtgtgtgtgtgtgtgtgtgtgtgtgtgtgtgtgtgtctctgtgtaaaCATAGCGGAGCATTCCTGTATGTGAATAATCATGACTAAGCAGTTTGAGCTGGTGTTGGTGGTGAGAGAAGCCTATTGTGCGCCTCGGTAACCCggcgctctctgtctctgtccgcAGCTGTCCAGACTGAAGCAGGAGCTGGCCCAGGTGAAGCAGGAGCTGCAGTATAAGGAAATGGGAGTGGAGACCCTGCAGGAGTGAGTGttcctctgcctctgtgtcCCAGGCCCACCCTTCCTCCCATGACCACCCTTCTCCTTCCTACAGCACTCTGCTCCCCACCCAGCcgccttttccctttttttatccCCTTTCACCCTCGGCGTCcagtctctgtccctctctgctTTGACTCTTTTCACTCTCCacgttttttctattttaaatatCCCTTTTTCACTTCTGCATCTCTTTCACAAGGCTCACAGACGCAGTTTGATCACATTATGAGACATAATTTAGTTAATCAAAGTGGACAAATGATGAGATTTGAAGGCAAAAAGCTCTTCTGACCCATATAGAAAATGAGAGGATTTTCATAGAATAACACCCTCCTATTTTAGAAAAGTTTCCTATTTTCCTTTAGTTTGTGTTCAGACACATAGCGTCTTTTGTGCTGGGAACATTTCTGAGCTGTTCCAAATTTCATGTTAGAATTAGAGGCTCCGCCTCTcggaggggggagaaaaaaaaacgagagagagagagagagagcgtttGAGAAAAAGGCAAATGGAGGGAGTTTTTTGATGGAAAAGGGGACTCCACCTCAGGAAGAGGATGCACCAGTGGAGTGCAGGGAGCCAAGGCTCAGCCTGGAGAGGAAGTTGCTCCatggagaggggagggagaggggaggaggaggaggaggtgtgggcTCCAGAGcagtttcaaaaacacagagatatcTGGCAGCAAATTCCTCAGCACTTCCTGA from Plectropomus leopardus isolate mb unplaced genomic scaffold, YSFRI_Pleo_2.0 unplaced_scaffold26979, whole genome shotgun sequence includes:
- the LOC121937646 gene encoding protein WWC3-like; its protein translation is MLKEYLVVAQEALKAKKEMYLVKQQRLELAQQEMLLFHELSEDNRSITSTLSGSSSNAKYDPDQIKVEIACRRERLSRLKQELAQVKQELQYKEMGVETLQE